A stretch of the Theropithecus gelada isolate Dixy chromosome 7a, Tgel_1.0, whole genome shotgun sequence genome encodes the following:
- the HMG20A gene encoding high mobility group protein 20A isoform X1, with translation MENLMTSSTLPPLFADEDGSKESNDLATTGLNHPEVPYSSGATSSTNNPEFVEDLSQGQLLQSESSNAAEGNEQRHEDEQRSKRGGWSKGRKRKKPLRDSNAPKSPLTGYVRFMNERREQLRAKRPEVPFPEITRMLGNEWSKLPPEEKQRYLDEADRDKERYMKELEQYQKTEAYKVFSRKTQDRQKGKSHRQDAARQATHDHEKETEVKERSVFDIPIFTEEFLNHSKAREAELRQLRKSNMEFEERNAALQKHVESMRTAVEKLEVDVIQERSRNTVLQQHLETLRQVLTSSFASMPLPGSGETPTVDTIDSYMNRLHSIILANPQDNENFIATVREVVNRLDR, from the exons ATGGAAAACTTGATGACTAGCTCCACCCTACCGCccctttttgcagatgaagaTGGCTCCAAGGAGAGTAATGATCTGGCTACCACTGG GTTAAATCACCCAGAGGTTCCATACAGTAGTGGCGCCACATCATCCACCAACAATCCAGAATTTGTGGAGGATCTCTCCCAAGGTCAGTTGCTTCAGAGTGAGTCTTCAAATGCAGCAGAAGGCAATGAACAGAGGCATGAAGATGAG caaCGAAGTAAACGAGGAGGTTGGtccaaaggaagaaagaggaagaaacctCTTCGAGACAGCAATGCACCCAAATCCCCTCTTACAGGATATGTTCGGTTCATGAATGAGCGTCGAGAACAGCTTCGAGCAAAGAGACCAGAAGTCCCATTTCCAGAAATCACAAGGATGTTAGGCAATGAATGGAGTAAACTGCCTCCTGAGGAAAAACAG CGCTACCTTGATGAAGCAGACAGAGATAAGGAGCGCTACATGAAGGAACTGGAACAGtatcagaaaactgaggcctacAAGGTCTTCAGTAGGAAAACCCAGGACCGTCAGAAAGGCAAATCTCATAGGCAAG atgcAGCCCGGCAGGCCACTCATGATCATGAG aaagaaacagaggtaAAGGAACGGTCTGTTTTTGACATCCCTATATTTACAGAGGAATTCTTGAACCATAGCAAAG ctcgggaggcagagctccgCCAGCTTCGCAAATCCAACATGGAGTTTGAGGAGAGGAATGCAGCCCTGCAAAAGCACGTGGAGAGCATGCGCACAGCAGTGGAGAAGCTGGAGGTGGATGTGATCCAGGAGCGGAGCCGCAACACAGTCTTACAGCAGCACCTGGAGACCCTGCGGCAGGTGCTGACCAGCAGCTTTGCCAGCATGCCCTTGCCTG GAAGTGGAGAGACACCTACAGTGGACACCATTGACTCATATATGAACAGACTGCACAGTATTATTTTAgctaatccccaagacaatgaaAACTTCATAGCTACAGTTCGAGAAGTTGTGAACAGACTTGATCGTTAG
- the HMG20A gene encoding high mobility group protein 20A isoform X2, with amino-acid sequence MNERREQLRAKRPEVPFPEITRMLGNEWSKLPPEEKQRYLDEADRDKERYMKELEQYQKTEAYKVFSRKTQDRQKGKSHRQDAARQATHDHEKETEVKERSVFDIPIFTEEFLNHSKAREAELRQLRKSNMEFEERNAALQKHVESMRTAVEKLEVDVIQERSRNTVLQQHLETLRQVLTSSFASMPLPGSGETPTVDTIDSYMNRLHSIILANPQDNENFIATVREVVNRLDR; translated from the exons ATGAATGAGCGTCGAGAACAGCTTCGAGCAAAGAGACCAGAAGTCCCATTTCCAGAAATCACAAGGATGTTAGGCAATGAATGGAGTAAACTGCCTCCTGAGGAAAAACAG CGCTACCTTGATGAAGCAGACAGAGATAAGGAGCGCTACATGAAGGAACTGGAACAGtatcagaaaactgaggcctacAAGGTCTTCAGTAGGAAAACCCAGGACCGTCAGAAAGGCAAATCTCATAGGCAAG atgcAGCCCGGCAGGCCACTCATGATCATGAG aaagaaacagaggtaAAGGAACGGTCTGTTTTTGACATCCCTATATTTACAGAGGAATTCTTGAACCATAGCAAAG ctcgggaggcagagctccgCCAGCTTCGCAAATCCAACATGGAGTTTGAGGAGAGGAATGCAGCCCTGCAAAAGCACGTGGAGAGCATGCGCACAGCAGTGGAGAAGCTGGAGGTGGATGTGATCCAGGAGCGGAGCCGCAACACAGTCTTACAGCAGCACCTGGAGACCCTGCGGCAGGTGCTGACCAGCAGCTTTGCCAGCATGCCCTTGCCTG GAAGTGGAGAGACACCTACAGTGGACACCATTGACTCATATATGAACAGACTGCACAGTATTATTTTAgctaatccccaagacaatgaaAACTTCATAGCTACAGTTCGAGAAGTTGTGAACAGACTTGATCGTTAG